One part of the Candidatus Goldiibacteriota bacterium genome encodes these proteins:
- a CDS encoding glycosyltransferase family 2 protein has protein sequence MILKISAFFPAYNEEANVGALALKTSKVLAGICDDYEVIIVNDCSKDKTKEAAEEVMKQDSHIKLINHEKNKGYGGAVKSGLYASKFEWVFFTDGDAQFDVAEIPLLVNMTDKYDFINGYRIKRQDPFNRKLNAFMWGLLVKTLLGFWVKDVDCAFKLFKKEIIDNAQPEAEGAMISTELLAKTKKLGYKIGQIGVHHYPRVAGTQTGAKPGVILKAFKELIRLYGKIQKVKKIKN, from the coding sequence ATAATTTTGAAAATATCGGCTTTCTTTCCCGCGTATAACGAAGAAGCAAACGTAGGCGCTCTTGCGCTGAAAACTTCAAAGGTGCTTGCAGGTATCTGCGATGACTATGAAGTAATAATAGTAAATGACTGTTCCAAAGATAAAACTAAGGAAGCTGCCGAAGAAGTAATGAAACAGGACAGCCATATAAAGCTGATTAACCATGAAAAAAACAAAGGTTATGGCGGCGCGGTAAAGTCCGGGTTGTATGCATCTAAATTTGAATGGGTGTTTTTTACGGACGGCGACGCGCAGTTTGACGTGGCGGAAATACCGCTTCTGGTAAATATGACGGATAAATACGATTTTATAAACGGGTACAGGATAAAAAGGCAGGATCCGTTCAACAGAAAACTTAACGCGTTCATGTGGGGTCTTCTGGTAAAGACTCTTCTGGGGTTTTGGGTTAAGGATGTTGACTGCGCTTTCAAGCTTTTCAAAAAAGAGATTATAGACAACGCGCAGCCGGAAGCTGAAGGCGCCATGATATCCACGGAACTTCTTGCAAAGACAAAAAAACTTGGGTATAAAATAGGGCAGATAGGCGTGCACCACTATCCAAGGGTAGCGGGAACGCAGACCGGCGCCAAGCCCGGTGTAATTTTAAAGGCGTTTAAGGAACTTATCAGGCTTTACGGAAAAATTCAGAAAGTAAAAAAAATTAAAAACTGA
- a CDS encoding PorV/PorQ family protein, translated as MNKKLLILSLFTLILPVFIFGGGETGGDVLKVEAGNRASGMAGAYTAAGSGAEAIFYNPAGISSLTKTQFVYSHMFLYSSMSVEHIAFGRYVDTPLIEGSAGISVLYRHMPAISNADAQDAPVEFYDFVLAGVFANDFYSIIREEFYKDLRFGIAAKLIFENIGIYKATTYAGDIGIKYIFQQSGFAVGAAVQNIGAPIKIISESAPLPLTARIGARYQFDFDADNKIDIALDYIHDFYDYPRVAFGMEDRLLDMIYLRLGFNTPFDSRTLSFASAGFGIKITQFDVDVTLNYTYKPVFMNGFNMIESTHSAGMTVELP; from the coding sequence ATGAACAAAAAATTATTAATTTTATCCCTGTTCACGCTGATACTGCCTGTTTTTATTTTTGGCGGCGGCGAAACAGGCGGCGATGTGCTTAAAGTTGAAGCCGGAAACAGGGCGTCCGGAATGGCAGGCGCGTATACGGCAGCAGGCAGCGGGGCTGAAGCTATTTTCTATAATCCTGCGGGTATATCATCCCTTACTAAAACACAGTTTGTTTACAGCCATATGTTTTTATACTCTTCGATGTCAGTTGAGCATATTGCATTCGGCAGGTATGTGGACACGCCTCTGATAGAAGGAAGCGCGGGTATATCTGTCCTTTACAGGCACATGCCTGCAATATCCAACGCGGACGCGCAGGACGCCCCGGTGGAATTTTATGATTTTGTGCTGGCAGGCGTTTTTGCCAATGACTTTTACAGTATAATCAGGGAAGAATTTTATAAAGATTTAAGGTTTGGAATTGCCGCCAAACTTATTTTTGAAAATATAGGTATATATAAAGCCACCACTTACGCTGGCGATATAGGGATTAAATATATCTTTCAGCAGTCGGGTTTCGCTGTTGGGGCTGCGGTACAGAATATTGGCGCTCCCATAAAAATAATTTCCGAATCCGCGCCGCTTCCTTTAACCGCAAGGATAGGCGCCCGGTATCAGTTTGATTTTGACGCGGATAACAAAATTGATATTGCGTTGGATTACATACACGATTTTTATGATTATCCCAGGGTGGCCTTTGGTATGGAAGACCGCCTGCTGGATATGATTTATTTAAGGCTGGGTTTTAACACCCCGTTTGATTCAAGGACGTTATCCTTTGCGTCCGCGGGCTTTGGGATTAAGATCACCCAGTTTGACGTGGATGTAACGCTTAATTACACATATAAACCTGTTTTTATGAACGGCTTTAATATGATTGAATCAACGCACTCCGCCGGAATGACGGTGGAACTGCCTTAA
- a CDS encoding T9SS type A sorting domain-containing protein, with the protein MKKTLFLMLVSFVISSAVSANTLSAINTFESGLYPRGIVIADINGAGKNEVLVANFGEDTLIGQGSDVTPTSSISIFRNGMKDVIAAGNTPRGLASGDFNNDKIADFAVSNYEDGTVMLFQGNNSETVEVGKYPVGIAIGSIDNEGIKKDDIAVAVYADSKVSVLVRDSKGAIEKIDIAVPGNPTDVAIGRINNERVILSANYNAATISVIKKQDGVISKAADIPAGSGVCKVTIADVTGDGSEDIVAANFHDNTVSVIEFKNGVAQEQTVYKLNGLRPNGIAVGDINGDGLLDVVTANRDSDTIDILIQKEGRLELSQSIEVTNDENKTYGPVEVAIGDVNADGLPDIAFTHMRTGTLKVIYQEKEIQEQPALIPEMNKTTVFNYPNPAKTETTFRFPLQEKQEVKIAVIDIKGNLVWSRIISEAEAVKGINYITWNLVNDIGQGVSNGVYILKVITKEKVISKNIAIVK; encoded by the coding sequence ATGAAAAAAACACTTTTCTTAATGCTGGTTTCTTTTGTGATTTCATCAGCGGTTTCGGCTAACACTCTTTCGGCCATCAATACTTTTGAATCCGGCCTTTATCCAAGGGGGATTGTAATAGCTGATATAAATGGCGCCGGTAAAAATGAAGTACTGGTTGCCAATTTCGGGGAAGATACGCTTATCGGGCAGGGCAGCGATGTCACCCCCACTTCGTCAATATCAATTTTTAGAAACGGCATGAAAGACGTGATTGCCGCGGGAAATACACCCAGGGGGCTGGCGTCAGGGGATTTTAATAATGATAAAATAGCAGATTTTGCGGTGTCCAATTATGAAGACGGCACTGTGATGCTGTTTCAGGGAAATAATTCCGAAACTGTTGAAGTCGGAAAATACCCGGTGGGTATAGCCATAGGCTCAATAGATAATGAAGGGATTAAAAAAGATGATATTGCGGTGGCGGTTTACGCGGACAGTAAAGTATCCGTGCTGGTAAGGGACAGCAAAGGCGCAATAGAAAAAATTGATATTGCGGTTCCGGGAAACCCCACGGACGTGGCAATAGGCAGGATTAACAACGAAAGGGTCATTTTATCCGCTAATTATAATGCGGCAACCATAAGCGTGATAAAAAAGCAGGACGGCGTTATAAGCAAAGCCGCGGATATACCGGCGGGTTCAGGGGTCTGCAAGGTAACAATCGCGGATGTCACGGGCGACGGCAGCGAAGATATTGTGGCTGCGAATTTTCATGACAATACTGTTTCTGTAATTGAATTCAAAAACGGCGTTGCTCAGGAACAGACAGTCTATAAACTTAACGGATTAAGGCCAAACGGAATTGCGGTGGGCGATATTAACGGCGACGGGCTGCTTGACGTGGTAACCGCAAACCGTGACAGCGATACCATTGACATCCTTATTCAGAAAGAAGGCAGGCTTGAACTCTCGCAGAGCATAGAGGTAACAAATGATGAAAATAAAACATACGGGCCGGTTGAAGTGGCAATAGGCGATGTTAATGCTGACGGCTTGCCGGACATTGCTTTTACGCACATGAGGACGGGTACTTTAAAGGTTATATATCAGGAAAAAGAGATACAGGAACAGCCGGCCTTGATTCCGGAAATGAACAAAACAACTGTTTTTAATTATCCAAACCCGGCGAAGACAGAGACCACTTTCAGGTTTCCTCTTCAGGAAAAACAGGAAGTGAAAATCGCGGTTATAGACATAAAAGGAAACCTTGTATGGAGCAGAATAATATCAGAAGCGGAAGCGGTAAAAGGAATTAATTATATAACATGGAACCTTGTTAATGATATCGGCCAGGGTGTTTCCAACGGCGTATATATTCTAAAGGTAATCACAAAAGAAAAAGTCATAAGCAAAAATATTGCAATAGTAAAATAA
- a CDS encoding PorV/PorQ family protein — translation MKKIVFIMALLVIACSLQAAGTGGGAAAFLRAGAGARALSLSGAFSASYDDASCAYWNPASAAFTGRSGISTMYSLLSDQRAYNYIAVIYPSPGGVFGLNFLNFSIGGIEGRTSDTESYTEIKDTENAYFITYAYPITRWFSAGVNFKVLQITLGEYSAGGISLDAGVILKASEVISVGVSLRDAAGFLKWNTGYKEDIPLLMRIGTHVKLFDGVLNLSLDAEKNEFEGLAVMSGAEVSLFKMFFLRAGVSYGMDSYEFDYTAGLGARVPVSAFLIQADYAFQKEEYFTSFQAQHRFSLSVYF, via the coding sequence TTGAAAAAAATTGTATTTATTATGGCGCTGCTTGTGATTGCCTGCAGTTTACAGGCGGCGGGTACAGGCGGCGGAGCGGCGGCTTTTCTGCGCGCGGGAGCCGGAGCAAGGGCTCTTTCGCTTTCCGGAGCGTTTTCTGCTTCGTATGATGATGCTTCGTGCGCCTATTGGAATCCGGCATCTGCGGCGTTTACAGGAAGGTCCGGTATTTCAACCATGTATTCGCTGTTGTCAGATCAAAGGGCATACAATTATATTGCGGTGATTTATCCTTCGCCGGGCGGGGTTTTCGGATTAAATTTTTTGAATTTCTCAATCGGCGGGATAGAAGGCAGGACATCTGATACGGAAAGTTATACGGAAATTAAAGATACAGAAAACGCGTATTTCATCACTTATGCGTATCCTATAACCCGCTGGTTCAGCGCCGGGGTAAATTTTAAAGTTTTACAGATAACCCTTGGTGAATACAGCGCCGGAGGAATAAGTTTAGACGCGGGTGTCATATTAAAAGCAAGTGAAGTTATCTCTGTAGGCGTTTCGCTGAGGGATGCGGCCGGTTTTTTAAAATGGAATACCGGATACAAAGAAGACATTCCGCTATTAATGCGGATTGGTACGCACGTGAAACTGTTTGACGGCGTTTTAAATCTGTCTTTAGACGCGGAAAAAAACGAATTTGAAGGCCTGGCGGTTATGTCAGGGGCGGAAGTGTCATTGTTTAAAATGTTTTTTCTGCGGGCAGGCGTGTCATACGGCATGGACAGTTATGAATTTGATTATACCGCGGGCCTGGGCGCAAGAGTGCCTGTTTCCGCCTTTTTAATACAGGCGGATTACGCTTTTCAGAAAGAGGAGTATTTTACGTCGTTTCAGGCGCAGCACAGGTTTTCCCTGTCGGTGTACTTTTAA
- a CDS encoding glycosyltransferase family 9 protein, with product MKKDKMADKIGRRIEKGVKIFFINFLSFIIPADSKKKLKPIGRIKSVLVIRPDRLGDFILTVPAIQLLKKNLPPGAKLTILCGERGLDIAKMYFPEDRIILRKKGILNFKMCVLKTAFRHDAVINFHSYPFSMTSAMLTLFTFCGGRVGFKETEKVKVPLARKIYNKGIVLNDDAMHETKKNYMLLSVFGITAEKETLLTKPAIDGNVKTAVNEYYTSLGLTKKPVIIHPTLMKKDNRWEKERYIQFAKMAAEAGLPVIAVSGMGEDTQMEEFKMMSGDLKGIHYFPYRKIHHLMALAEKAACVVCNDSGIMHALSLVSPVLAVFGPSVLSRWKPIGPFNNYCFQKDDGMCMSVTAEEVIIAVKKYYGNVN from the coding sequence ATGAAAAAGGATAAAATGGCGGATAAAATTGGAAGGCGTATAGAGAAAGGCGTAAAGATTTTTTTTATAAATTTTCTGTCTTTTATCATTCCGGCAGATTCAAAAAAAAAGTTAAAGCCCATAGGCCGCATAAAGTCTGTCCTTGTAATAAGGCCTGACCGGCTGGGTGATTTTATACTTACGGTGCCCGCGATTCAGCTTTTAAAGAAAAACCTTCCGCCCGGGGCAAAACTTACAATTCTGTGCGGGGAACGCGGCCTGGATATTGCAAAAATGTATTTCCCTGAAGACAGAATAATATTAAGAAAAAAAGGCATCTTAAATTTTAAAATGTGCGTGCTTAAAACCGCATTCAGGCACGATGCGGTGATAAACTTTCATTCTTACCCTTTTTCCATGACATCCGCCATGCTTACGCTTTTTACCTTTTGTGGCGGCAGGGTGGGATTTAAGGAAACTGAAAAGGTAAAAGTTCCGCTTGCGCGCAAAATTTACAATAAAGGCATTGTGTTAAATGACGATGCAATGCACGAAACAAAGAAAAATTATATGCTGCTTTCGGTGTTTGGCATAACGGCGGAGAAAGAAACGCTTTTAACGAAACCGGCGATTGACGGGAATGTAAAAACTGCCGTGAATGAATACTATACATCTTTGGGGCTTACAAAAAAACCGGTTATTATTCATCCGACGCTTATGAAAAAAGATAACCGCTGGGAAAAAGAAAGGTATATTCAGTTTGCTAAGATGGCGGCTGAAGCGGGGTTGCCGGTGATAGCAGTGTCCGGCATGGGTGAAGACACTCAGATGGAAGAATTTAAAATGATGTCAGGGGATTTAAAGGGAATTCATTATTTTCCTTACCGGAAAATACATCACCTGATGGCGCTGGCCGAGAAAGCCGCGTGCGTGGTCTGCAATGACAGCGGTATTATGCACGCTTTGTCGCTTGTTTCTCCCGTTCTTGCGGTATTTGGGCCAAGCGTGCTGTCAAGATGGAAGCCGATAGGCCCTTTTAATAATTATTGTTTTCAAAAAGATGACGGCATGTGCATGTCTGTAACGGCGGAAGAGGTAATTATTGCCGTTAAAAAATATTACGGGAATGTAAACTAA
- a CDS encoding site-2 protease family protein, which yields MDRLSEIVIKIVVLIFAVVVHEVSHGLAAHRLGDPTAKDMGRLTLNPLPHIDPFMSIILPVMLILTGSPFIIGGAKPVPVNPSYFKNHKKDMMLVSLAGPGSNILLAVVFAIILKVVPLFPVLESQGLFMFLQYGIMLNVILAAFNLIPIPPLDGSKVLMGFMPDRMMYSYMKLEPYGLFIVIGLLAFGVLDVIFKPIYYTIMKLISFIL from the coding sequence ATGGACAGGCTTTCGGAAATTGTTATTAAGATTGTTGTGCTTATATTCGCAGTGGTGGTGCATGAAGTTTCTCACGGCCTTGCGGCGCACAGGCTTGGCGACCCTACCGCGAAAGATATGGGAAGGCTAACTTTAAACCCGCTTCCTCACATAGATCCTTTTATGTCAATTATCCTGCCGGTAATGCTGATTCTTACGGGTTCGCCTTTTATAATAGGAGGCGCAAAACCCGTGCCTGTTAATCCGTCATATTTTAAAAATCATAAAAAAGATATGATGCTTGTAAGCCTTGCCGGCCCGGGTTCAAACATATTACTGGCGGTTGTTTTTGCGATTATACTTAAAGTTGTGCCTTTATTCCCGGTTTTGGAATCGCAGGGATTATTTATGTTTCTTCAATACGGGATAATGCTTAATGTAATCCTTGCGGCGTTTAACCTGATTCCTATTCCGCCGCTTGACGGTTCCAAAGTGTTAATGGGTTTTATGCCCGACAGGATGATGTACAGCTATATGAAACTTGAACCATATGGGCTGTTTATTGTGATAGGGCTGCTGGCTTTTGGCGTCCTTGATGTGATTTTTAAGCCGATATATTATACAATTATGAAACTGATTTCTTTTATTCTTTAA
- the trpS gene encoding tryptophan--tRNA ligase: protein MESVLSGMRPTGKLHLGHLEGVLKNYVEMQDKYKAFYMVADWHALTTDYEKPKNITENTVEMYIDWLSVGIDPKKAVMFVQSAVKEHAELFLLLSMITPVPWLERNPTYKEQKQELKEKDLSTFGFLGYPVLQAADILVYRANKVPIGEDQRPHLELAREIVRRFNNYYGEFFPEPKEILTMYPKLPGLDGRKMSKSYNNAIYLADSAEETEKKVKMMFTDPLKVKKNDLGHPEECVVCAFHKIYNGEGIDTVEKECKEGTRGCVDCKKQLAALLNARMAPIRETRAQFENKPDLIRDIIKDGNARAAAAAVETMAGVRHCMKLG from the coding sequence ATGGAAAGTGTATTAAGCGGAATGAGGCCCACGGGAAAGCTGCACCTTGGCCACCTTGAAGGCGTACTAAAAAATTATGTGGAAATGCAGGATAAGTACAAAGCTTTTTATATGGTGGCTGACTGGCACGCGCTGACCACGGATTATGAAAAGCCAAAAAATATAACTGAAAATACGGTAGAAATGTATATTGACTGGCTTTCAGTGGGGATAGATCCCAAAAAAGCCGTGATGTTTGTGCAGTCCGCGGTAAAGGAACACGCGGAACTTTTTTTGCTGCTTTCAATGATAACTCCTGTGCCGTGGCTTGAAAGAAATCCTACATATAAAGAGCAGAAGCAGGAACTGAAAGAAAAAGACCTTTCCACTTTTGGCTTTTTAGGATATCCCGTGCTGCAGGCGGCGGATATATTGGTTTACAGGGCGAATAAAGTTCCCATAGGCGAAGATCAGCGGCCGCACCTTGAACTGGCGCGTGAGATTGTAAGAAGGTTTAACAATTATTACGGGGAATTTTTTCCGGAGCCAAAAGAGATACTTACCATGTATCCCAAACTGCCCGGCCTTGACGGAAGAAAAATGAGCAAAAGTTACAACAACGCCATTTATCTTGCGGACAGCGCCGAAGAGACTGAAAAGAAAGTAAAGATGATGTTTACAGATCCGTTAAAAGTAAAAAAGAATGACCTTGGGCACCCTGAAGAATGCGTGGTGTGCGCTTTTCATAAGATTTATAACGGCGAAGGTATTGATACTGTGGAGAAAGAGTGTAAAGAAGGCACGCGCGGATGCGTTGACTGTAAGAAACAGCTGGCAGCGCTTTTAAACGCGAGGATGGCGCCTATAAGGGAAACGCGCGCGCAGTTTGAGAACAAACCTGATTTAATCAGGGACATTATAAAAGACGGAAACGCAAGGGCCGCTGCAGCCGCTGTTGAAACAATGGCGGGCGTAAGGCACTGCATGAAACTGGGGTAA
- a CDS encoding segregation/condensation protein A, whose translation MDGDYQLKLAVFEGPFDLLLYLIRKNQIDIYDIPIAKITEEYLEYIDMMRKFNLEVATEFIVIAATLIYIKAKMLLPKDELLQQDEEDPRMELVQHLLEYNTFKEVSEKMRLYEAKKRDMFERLNPLNISAEDKELSLDIYALAKAMDSILDRLKERKLIVIPGEAIKIKDRMYELLDVLQTVDNVSFFNMCEKNNNRLYIVALFMGILELLRLKVIRVYQDFTFEDIRIDIIDRNFDRAVLQNMGD comes from the coding sequence ATGGACGGCGATTATCAGCTTAAGCTTGCGGTCTTTGAAGGGCCGTTTGACCTTCTTCTTTATTTAATAAGGAAGAACCAGATAGATATTTATGATATTCCCATAGCCAAGATAACAGAGGAATACCTTGAATACATTGATATGATGCGCAAGTTTAACCTTGAAGTGGCGACCGAATTTATAGTCATTGCAGCCACGCTGATTTATATAAAGGCAAAGATGCTGCTTCCTAAAGATGAACTGCTGCAGCAGGACGAAGAAGATCCAAGAATGGAACTGGTGCAGCACCTTCTTGAATACAACACGTTCAAGGAAGTATCGGAAAAGATGAGGCTTTATGAAGCCAAAAAACGCGATATGTTTGAAAGGTTAAATCCGCTTAACATAAGCGCGGAAGACAAGGAATTGTCGCTGGATATTTACGCGCTGGCAAAAGCAATGGATTCAATTTTAGACAGACTGAAGGAAAGAAAACTGATAGTGATACCGGGCGAAGCCATTAAGATAAAGGACAGGATGTATGAACTTCTGGATGTATTACAGACCGTGGATAATGTAAGTTTTTTTAATATGTGCGAGAAAAACAACAACAGGCTTTATATTGTGGCGCTGTTTATGGGCATACTGGAACTGTTAAGGCTTAAGGTTATCAGGGTTTATCAGGACTTTACGTTTGAGGATATAAGGATAGATATCATAGACAGGAACTTTGACAGGGCAGTACTGCAGAACATGGGCGATTAG
- the scpB gene encoding SMC-Scp complex subunit ScpB has product MAKIDNDRIIEALLFASDKPLPVQLLAQVMELPHKEVVAAVEQLTTRLKETDSPVTLKEIAGGYELLTLPDYAPYIKKLYKNKLMSRLTRAALEVLAIVAYKQPITKQEVEIIRGVNSDGVYHTLLERKLIKIAGRKDAPGRPLLYSTTKEFMQYLGINTLDDLPKLDEIKTILEKDEYIEKWEDKIEVAKNQTMINFDDEEKQKLMHRQSTEDMLAEDGEIQTDADAAADADENLKAEDEEKENVLDEELIPETLEDEEEDEDEDGEEDEDYDEDDEDDEDDEDDEDDEDDEDDEDDNK; this is encoded by the coding sequence ATGGCAAAAATAGACAATGACAGGATAATAGAGGCGCTTTTATTTGCAAGTGATAAACCCTTGCCGGTGCAGCTGCTGGCGCAGGTAATGGAGCTTCCGCATAAGGAAGTTGTTGCCGCTGTAGAGCAGCTGACAACAAGGCTTAAAGAGACGGATTCGCCCGTGACGTTAAAAGAAATAGCCGGCGGGTACGAACTGTTGACGCTTCCGGATTATGCCCCCTACATTAAAAAACTGTATAAAAATAAACTGATGTCGCGCCTTACCCGCGCCGCCCTTGAAGTGCTTGCGATTGTGGCGTACAAACAGCCTATTACAAAGCAGGAAGTGGAAATAATAAGGGGTGTTAATTCTGATGGAGTTTATCATACGCTTTTGGAACGAAAACTTATTAAAATAGCCGGGCGTAAAGACGCTCCGGGAAGGCCGCTTTTATACAGCACCACCAAAGAGTTTATGCAGTATCTTGGCATTAACACGCTTGATGACCTGCCTAAACTTGATGAAATTAAAACAATACTTGAAAAAGACGAATATATTGAAAAGTGGGAAGATAAAATAGAAGTGGCAAAAAATCAGACAATGATTAATTTTGATGATGAAGAAAAACAGAAATTGATGCACCGGCAGTCAACTGAAGATATGCTTGCCGAAGACGGCGAAATTCAGACTGACGCGGATGCGGCTGCGGATGCTGATGAAAACCTGAAAGCGGAAGATGAAGAAAAGGAAAATGTTCTGGATGAAGAACTGATACCGGAAACGCTTGAAGATGAAGAAGAGGACGAAGACGAAGATGGGGAAGAGGATGAGGATTACGACGAAGACGACGAAGACGACGAAGACGACGAAGACGACGAAGATGATGAAGATGATGAAGATGATGAAGATGACAACAAATAG
- a CDS encoding rRNA pseudouridine synthase: protein MMRLQQYIARCGVTSRRKAEELMTQGRVTVNGKHIRELGFKVDETKDAVKVDGKLLRKETPAYIIMHKPEGCVCTVADEKERRTVLDLLPVHVVDKGRLFPVGRLDYNTTGCLFLTNDGDWANRITHPKYKVDKVYMVKLKGRADTKQLDRLKRGVTVDGVYVKAKEVAPIHKNEQNDVLRMVITQGLNHQVKNMCAAVGLSVVRLKRESVGRISVAGLKPGEFRYLTRDEIDTFAPLKKEVKPREKKKRP from the coding sequence ATGATGAGGCTTCAGCAGTACATAGCACGCTGTGGTGTTACTTCGCGCAGAAAAGCGGAAGAACTTATGACACAGGGAAGGGTCACGGTAAACGGAAAGCATATACGTGAACTTGGTTTTAAAGTGGATGAAACAAAAGACGCTGTTAAAGTTGACGGAAAGTTATTAAGAAAAGAGACCCCTGCGTATATAATAATGCATAAACCTGAAGGGTGCGTGTGCACGGTTGCGGATGAAAAAGAGAGGCGCACAGTATTGGACCTGCTTCCGGTGCATGTGGTTGACAAAGGCAGGCTTTTTCCTGTGGGAAGGCTGGATTACAACACCACCGGATGCCTGTTTCTTACAAATGACGGCGACTGGGCTAACAGAATAACCCATCCTAAATATAAAGTGGATAAAGTGTATATGGTGAAATTAAAAGGCAGGGCAGACACTAAACAGTTAGACCGCCTTAAAAGGGGGGTAACTGTAGATGGGGTGTATGTAAAGGCAAAAGAGGTGGCTCCGATACACAAAAATGAACAGAATGACGTACTTAGAATGGTTATTACACAGGGATTAAATCATCAGGTAAAAAATATGTGCGCGGCGGTAGGTTTAAGCGTGGTCAGGTTAAAAAGAGAAAGCGTGGGAAGAATAAGCGTTGCCGGATTAAAACCGGGAGAATTCAGGTACCTTACAAGGGATGAAATAGATACATTTGCCCCCCTAAAAAAAGAGGTGAAGCCCCGTGAAAAGAAAAAAAGACCTTAG
- the pheA gene encoding prephenate dehydratase: protein MKRKKDLSQYRKQIDAVDKEIVTLLHNRAESVKKIAQFKTSSSMEVYDPAREAAVLENLKKVKKGPFPLKGIEAVYNEIFSVSRYLQRGITVAYLGPVATYSHLAAVKRFGKMTNYSPAGSIKEVFSEVEKGNADYGCVPIENSTEGAVNYTYDMFADSDLKICSEILLKIEHCLISKESRLSDIKTLFVHPQTLGQCRVWIESNLPNVIIKEVSSNSKSAMEASKTKGGAGIAAELAAEIYGLKVLVKSVQDMSDNYTRFFIIGRTFSKRTGRDKTSIMVSIKDKPGALYRLLQPFDNYHVNLSNIESRPSKKKAWDYLFFVDVEGYAEDKNVKDALKAVEREAGSVKVLGSYPRF from the coding sequence GTGAAAAGAAAAAAAGACCTTAGCCAATACAGGAAACAGATTGACGCGGTGGATAAAGAGATAGTTACGCTTTTACACAACCGTGCTGAAAGCGTAAAAAAGATAGCGCAGTTTAAAACTTCTTCCAGTATGGAAGTCTATGACCCGGCAAGGGAAGCTGCGGTTCTGGAAAATTTGAAAAAAGTAAAAAAAGGCCCCTTCCCGTTAAAAGGAATTGAAGCTGTATATAATGAGATTTTTTCAGTATCAAGATATCTGCAGCGCGGGATAACAGTGGCTTATCTTGGGCCCGTTGCCACTTATTCGCATCTGGCAGCGGTAAAACGGTTTGGCAAAATGACAAATTACTCCCCTGCGGGCAGCATAAAAGAAGTTTTCTCTGAAGTGGAAAAAGGAAATGCTGATTACGGCTGCGTGCCCATAGAAAATTCCACGGAAGGCGCTGTAAATTATACTTATGATATGTTCGCGGATTCAGACCTTAAAATATGTTCGGAAATACTTTTAAAGATAGAACACTGCCTTATTTCAAAAGAAAGCAGGCTTTCTGATATTAAGACGCTTTTTGTACACCCTCAGACTTTGGGTCAGTGCAGGGTGTGGATAGAAAGTAATTTACCAAATGTGATTATTAAAGAGGTTTCCAGTAATTCAAAATCCGCGATGGAAGCTTCAAAAACAAAAGGCGGCGCCGGAATAGCCGCGGAGCTTGCGGCGGAAATTTACGGGTTAAAAGTACTGGTAAAATCTGTACAGGATATGTCGGACAACTATACAAGGTTTTTTATAATCGGCAGAACTTTCAGTAAAAGGACGGGCAGGGATAAGACATCAATTATGGTTTCAATTAAAGACAAGCCGGGCGCGCTTTACAGGCTGTTGCAGCCCTTTGATAATTATCATGTAAATCTTTCCAATATAGAATCAAGGCCTTCCAAAAAAAAGGCGTGGGATTACCTGTTTTTTGTTGATGTGGAAGGTTACGCGGAAGATAAAAATGTAAAAGACGCGTTAAAAGCTGTTGAACGTGAAGCGGGTTCTGTAAAAGTACTTGGTTCGTACCCAAGGTTCTGA